In Pyrus communis chromosome 15, drPyrComm1.1, whole genome shotgun sequence, the genomic stretch gacagtgctaggagagaccgttcaattcaaagtgtttgagtctctttcacatccttcttcatctcttgattgttatgccattgatgtgcttgattcgcttgttttctctaagttcttgcaggcacaatctaatgaaccattacaaactgttttgagtcaatctcaagatgagtttgatgaagaagatgcactcatggaagaggtagctaccttggaagcattggcaccgtatcctttgaatattttacctcttttagagcctttagaaccatcgaggtcacatttaaccccctccactgttaaggcaccaaaacttgaacttaaaccacttccaccacatctaaagtatgcatatctagctgaatttgaaactcttccagttatcataacttctgacctcaccccaaatgaagaagataaactaattagggtgttaaaagagttcaaatcagttattggttggtctattgcagatatcaagggaataagccctaccatgtgcatgcataggattcttttggaagaaggagcaaagtcaacccgtgaaccacaaaggaggctcaatccacacatgaaggaagttgtgaggaatgaagtgttgaagttgttagatgtggggatcatatatcccatttctgatagcaaatgggtgagtgctattcaggtggtacctaagaaggtgggaatcacggtgatgaagaatgaaaacaaagagcttgtgcccacaaaacccacggctagttggcgtgtttgcaccgattacaggaagttgaattctagcactagaaaagattactttcctatgcctttcatagatcaaatgcttgagagattggcaggttactcacactattgttttcttgatggttactcaggttacaatcaaattgcaattgctccggaggatcaagagaaaagtacctttacttgcccgtttggcacatttgcatatagaagaatgccttttggactttgcaatgctccagcaacattccaaagatgcatgttggcaatcttttctgacatggtagaaagattcattgaggtatttatggatgacttttcagtgtttggttcctcttttgatgaatgtcttaaccatctctctttagtacttcaaagatgtcaggaaacaaatttggttctcaattgggaaaagtgccaatttatggtgaaacaaggaattgtgttggggcatgtaatctctagccaaggaatggaggtggacaaagccaaaattgacatcatcaccaatatggcagctcccacaaccgtgaagggagtaagaagttttttgggacatgcgggtttttatcgtcgtttcattaagaacttttcaatgatcactcgtccattatgcaatctgttagctaaagatgttgtatttcattttgataaagcttgtatggatgcattcaatactttgaaacatgaattaacctcggcccctattattatggcaccagattggtctttaccttttgaactaatgtgtgatgcctctgactatgctattggtgcagttttagggcaaagggtgaacaagctcccacacgtgatctactatgcaagccggactctaaatgatgctcaacttaactattccacaactgaaaaggagttgcttgctattgtttttgccttagagaagtttcggtcatatcttgttggatctaaagttatggtgttttctgatcatgcagcccttaggtacttgatgacaaaaaaggatgctaagccacgcttaattagatggatactcttactacaagagtttgacttggaaattcgagataagaagggaagtgataatgttgtggctgaccatttgtcacggctcaatgaaaaccatggagttggacaacctttgcctctaaatgaatcatttccagatgaacaactccttgttattcaagaaaaagaaccatggtatgctgattttgttaattatcttgtttgtggtataattagaaatgacctttcttttcaggaaagaaagaagttccttgccatggtaaagcactacgtttgggacgaaccatatttgtttaaatattgccctgaccaaatcattaggaggtgtgtcccagagaatgagcaacaaagcattctaatgttcagccatacattggcatgtggaggacattttggtgccaaaaagacatctctaaaggttttacaatctggtttcttttggcctactttattcaaagatgcttttgatttttgttctaagtgtgataggtgccagaaaatggggaacattagccgaagaaatgagatgccgttgaacaacattttggtggtggagctctttgatgtttggggaatcgatttcatgggaccatttccatcctcttttggttacttatacatattagtggcagtagattatgtatccaaatgggttgaagccattgctacaataactaatgatcataaggttgttttgaattttcttaaagatgtgattttttgtaggtttggaaccccaagagctattattagtgatggtggcaaccatttctgcaacaaaccctttgaatccttgatgaagaagtacaacatcaaccacaaagtggcaaccccgtaccatcctcaaacctcaggacaagtggagattagcaatagggagatcaagaacattttgatgaagaccgtaagccctacaaggaaggattggtcactgaggttgaatgatgcactatgggcatatagaacagcatataagacccccattggcatgagtccttatcgccttgtgtttgggaaagcttgtcatttgccaatggagcttgaacaccgtgcatattgggccatcaagaagttcaactttgattacaaggatgctagaatagcaaggaagctccaacttaatgagttggaagaactcagaaatgaagcatatgagaatgccaaaatctacaaggaacggactaagctctatcatgacaaggccatcctacggaaggagtttcaccaaggtatgaaagtactgttgtatgactcacgtttgagactttttctaggtaaattgaagtctaggtgggtgggaccatttaaggtgctgcaaacatttccccacggagctgtggagatagagaacatgaagaatggcacctcttttaaagtcaatgggcagcgattgaaaccatatttggagaaagtggaggaagagcaagtttatcaagttgtagattttcttgagtttacaacaccgtgaacaagctaccatgtcttgcctagacattaaataaagcgcttactaggaggcaacctagtgtggtttgtgttctttcctcattttgtgtttatgttgtcaccattccatattctttgcctacttgccttgtgttagttgtggttaagtgtgtttttgcttacacgaatgtatatgagggctatgtttgtagacaaactattgggttgctttgaaaaagggttttatgtcacgggacatgtcataactttcgaGGGGGTGTTTATTTgtaagttcatgtcggagcacaaaggtaagccgcctccccgaatttcaattttcttttatactaatatgttgttaatgattcaggcatccactctagaatttaaaccattaccgtatcatttcaagtatcaccctccattcaaagatcaattccatgccgtttgatttgattaaaaaaaaaaaaaaaaaaagaataaaaataaacatggagaaagatggagcttcacaaaggttgtttacttgaagccccactacgaggcgtcggagcggaaggcatagaagcgggaggcatcggagcggaaggcatcggagttagagcattccaggcctcaatacttggccaagcgctggatgacccaggaaaaaggtgcctctggagataagccgcaagcctttgacggtcactgtgaattcgaccctcagattcttgcagctcatcaagcttcctcttcatgcccgacgaatagttatttgcaagcacatgcaaacttctattctcgtacttaagctgctggatctcttgtttaagactttccacctctgccatcaatgattccacctgacgggagcgggcaagcaggcgttggcccatgttggacacagaactc encodes the following:
- the LOC137717406 gene encoding uncharacterized protein: PHMKEVVRNEVLKLLDVGIIYPISDSKWVNVVFHFDKACMDAFNTLKHELTSAPIIMAPDWSLPFELMCDASDYAIGAVLGQRVNKLPHVIYYAKFDLEIRDKKGSDNVVADHLSRLNENHGVGQPLPLNESFPDEQLLVIQEKEPWYADFVNYLVCGIIRNDLSFQERKKFLAMVKHYVWDEPYLFKYCPDQIIRRCVPENEQQSILMFSHTLALAVDYVSKWVEAIATITNDHKVVLNFLKDVIFCRFGTPRAIISDGGNHFCNKPFESLMKKYNINHKVATPYHPQTS